The region ACGATGCTGCGCTGGCTGATAGCTGTGCTGTTTCTCGCCAACATGCTCGCGTTTGTCGTGATGCGCGGCACGTTCGGGCCGTTGCCCGCGGCCGGCCCGCGCGAGCCCGGCCATCTCGCGCAACAGGTGCGCCCCGACGCGCTGCGGGTGACCGCGCTCGCGCAGGCGGCGGACCAGCCGGTGGTCGGCGGCCCGATCGAGCAGCCGAACCTGGACGCCGAACCGCTCGACGCCGCCTCGGCGGCTGCGCCGGCCTCCGCGCCGGGGGCCGCCTCCGCGGCCGCGCCCGCCTCGGCCGCGCCGGGCTGACGCGCCCCGGGCGACGCGCCCCGGGCTGACGCGCCGTGCGCGCGGCTCAGCCGTGCGCGCGGACCTTCTTCAGCAAGGCGGTGGTCGAGCGCTCGAACTCGAACGGGATCGCGAGCGCCCGGCCGCCCCAGCCGCGCACGAGCGCCGATTCCGGCAGCGCATCCATGTCGTAGTCGCCGCCCTTCACGAGGACGTCGGGGCGCAGCGCCCCGATCAGCGCGACCGGCGTCTGCTCCTCGAAACCCACCACCCAGTCCACGCATTCGAGCGCGGCGAGCAGCGCCATCCGGTCTTCCTGGCGATTGATCGGCCGGTCGTCGCCCTTGCCGAGCATGCGCACCGAGGCGTCGCTGTTCACCCCGACGATCAGGGTCGCGCCGAGCGCCTTCGCGTCGGCCAGATAGGTGACGTGGCCGCGATGCAGGATGTCGAACACGCCGTTCGTGAACACGACGGGCCCGTTCAGCGACGCTCGCAGCGCGGCCAGTGCGTCGCGGGTGATCAGCTTGCGTTCGAAGGAGGCGGGCATAGGCATTTCCGTGCGGTGATGAGAGGGGCCGCGGCAAACGCGGCGCCCAAAGAAAAAGCCCGCGGGCGGAACCGGCGGGCTTTCCGGGCGCGGCCGGCGCGTCAGGCCGGCTGAATCGAGCCCGTTTCCGCCTGCAGCCGCAAGGTGACTTCCTTGCGATAGCGGTTCAGTTCCTGCGCGGTCGCGAAGGTGCGTTCGAACAGGATCGACAGATTGTGCAGGATCCGCTCGACCACCTTCTTCTCCCACTCGCCGTCGAAACGGATCTGCTCGTCGAGCCAGCGCTCGAGCCATTCCGGATCGGGCAGGCGCGACTGCACCGTGTCGCGCGGGAACAGCGCCTGGTTCACGTGCAGGTTGGTCGGGTGCAGCGGCTTCTCGGTGCGGCGCGCCGACGCCATCAGCACGCCGATCTTCGCGAACGCCGCGCGCGCGACGTCGCCGCAGTTCGTGAGCGCCTTCTTCATGTAGCGCAGGTACGCGCCGCCGTGACGCGCCTCGTCGCGCGAGATGGTCTCGTAGATGTGCTTGATCACGGGCTCCGTGTGCCACTCGGCCGCGCGGCGATACCAGTGGTTCAGGCGGATCTCGCCGCAGAAGTGCAGCATCAGGGTTTCCAGCGGCGGCGCCGGATCGAACTCGAAGCGCACCGCGTGCAGCTCCTCCTCGGTCGGCATCATCTCCGGCTTGAAGCGGCGCAGGTATTCCATCAGCACCAGCGAATGCTTCTGCTCCTCGAAGAACCAGACGCTCATGAATGCCGAGAAATCGCTGTCGTGGTGGTTGTCGCGCAGGAACATCTCCGTCGCGGGCAACGCCGACCACTCGGTGATCGCGTTCATCTTGATCGTCCTCGCCTGCTCATCCGTCAGCAGCGACGCGTCGAACTTGTCCCACGGGATGTCCTTCTCCATATCCCAGCGGACAGCTTCGAGCGATTTGTAAAGTTCCGGATAAAGCATGGTGTTCATGGTCCCACCCCTGTTCTGCGCAATGCGACATCTAAACGAGATTGTTGCGGATACACCGCCCGGTGCAGGGGCGCTCTCGCAACCAAGTCAATAATTTTACGCGCCAAACCAGCCCGCGGATGCAGGTTTCGCACCGATTGCGGGCGGCCTTGCAGCCGCTGTGGGGCAAGCCGCACGAAGCAATCCGCTGAAGCGGAGCCGCCCGCGCGTGCCTGTGAAGACGCCGGCGTCCTGCCGGCTTCGTTGTCGGGCCTGCTCGCGCAGCCGTCCAGGACGGGGGCGCGGCGGGCTGCTCGATATGGTGTATTCGGCGGCGGCCATGATAGCACGCGACCAT is a window of Burkholderia sp. FERM BP-3421 DNA encoding:
- a CDS encoding ferritin-like domain-containing protein — translated: MLYPELYKSLEAVRWDMEKDIPWDKFDASLLTDEQARTIKMNAITEWSALPATEMFLRDNHHDSDFSAFMSVWFFEEQKHSLVLMEYLRRFKPEMMPTEEELHAVRFEFDPAPPLETLMLHFCGEIRLNHWYRRAAEWHTEPVIKHIYETISRDEARHGGAYLRYMKKALTNCGDVARAAFAKIGVLMASARRTEKPLHPTNLHVNQALFPRDTVQSRLPDPEWLERWLDEQIRFDGEWEKKVVERILHNLSILFERTFATAQELNRYRKEVTLRLQAETGSIQPA
- the rfaE2 gene encoding D-glycero-beta-D-manno-heptose 1-phosphate adenylyltransferase, yielding MPASFERKLITRDALAALRASLNGPVVFTNGVFDILHRGHVTYLADAKALGATLIVGVNSDASVRMLGKGDDRPINRQEDRMALLAALECVDWVVGFEEQTPVALIGALRPDVLVKGGDYDMDALPESALVRGWGGRALAIPFEFERSTTALLKKVRAHG